The following are encoded together in the Pseudomonas maumuensis genome:
- a CDS encoding YfhL family 4Fe-4S dicluster ferredoxin has protein sequence MSLIITDDCINCDVCEPECPNAAISQGEEIYVIDPNLCTQCVGHYDEPQCQQVCPVDCIPLDEAHPETEDELMAKYRRITGKA, from the coding sequence ATGTCCCTGATCATCACCGACGATTGCATCAATTGCGACGTCTGCGAACCCGAGTGCCCGAACGCCGCCATCTCGCAAGGCGAAGAGATCTACGTGATCGATCCGAACCTATGCACCCAGTGCGTGGGCCACTACGACGAGCCCCAATGCCAGCAGGTCTGCCCGGTGGACTGCATCCCCCTGGATGAAGCCCACCCGGAAACCGAAGACGAACTGATGGCCAAGTACCGCCGGATCACCGGCAAGGCCTGA
- the coaD gene encoding pantetheine-phosphate adenylyltransferase, which translates to MNRVLYPGTFDPITKGHGDLVERASRLFDHVIIAVAASPKKNPLFPLEQRVALAREVTKHLPNVEVIGFSSLLAHFAKEQNANVFLRGLRAVSDFEYEFQLANMNRQLAPDVESLFLTPSERYSFISSTLVREIAALGGDISKFVHPAVADALTERFRK; encoded by the coding sequence ATGAACCGAGTGTTGTACCCGGGTACTTTCGACCCCATTACCAAAGGTCATGGCGACCTGGTCGAGCGTGCCTCGCGCCTGTTCGACCACGTGATCATCGCCGTGGCGGCCAGCCCGAAGAAAAACCCCCTGTTCCCCTTGGAGCAACGGGTAGCACTGGCACGCGAGGTCACCAAGCACCTGCCCAATGTCGAAGTCATCGGCTTCTCCTCGCTGCTGGCGCATTTCGCCAAGGAACAGAATGCCAACGTCTTCCTGCGCGGCCTGCGCGCGGTATCGGACTTCGAATACGAGTTCCAGCTGGCCAACATGAACCGCCAGCTCGCGCCGGACGTCGAGAGCCTGTTCCTTACGCCGTCGGAACGCTATTCGTTCATTTCCTCGACGTTGGTTCGGGAAATCGCCGCGTTGGGCGGTGATATCAGCAAGTTCGTCCATCCGGCCGTGGCCGACGCGCTGACCGAGCGCTTCCGCAAGTAA
- a CDS encoding coniferyl aldehyde dehydrogenase, with product MTSPAVLPPVQSDLDLQATFDAQRRAFAGNPMPPATQRRQWLKSLREALLADQEQLITAIDDDFSGRSRDETLLAELMPSVMGLRDAEKQLGRWMRPSRRKVGLAFQPASARVQYQPLGVVGIIVPWNYPLFLAIGPLTGALAAGNRVMLKLSESTPASGQALKNMLERVFPSDLVSVVLGEVEVGQAFARLPFDHLLFTGATSVGRHVMLAAAQNLTPVTLELGGKSPAIVSADVPLDTAAERIAFGKTLNAGQTCVAPDYVLVNRERLGAFAEAYQRAVRRLYPRLTGNLDYSAIINERQLGRLNRLLDDAREQGAQVIDLYPDEPRQGRRLPPHLLLEVNDSMQVMQDEIFGPLLPVVPYDRLDDALAYINQRPRPLALYYFGYDRGEQARVLRDTHSGGVCLNDTLLHVAQDDLPFGGVGPSGMGHYHGHEGFLTFSKAKAVLAKQRINAAKVIYPPYGKALQRLVYKLFIR from the coding sequence ATGACCTCGCCTGCCGTACTTCCCCCTGTGCAATCCGACCTTGACCTGCAGGCGACGTTCGACGCCCAGCGCCGTGCGTTCGCCGGCAACCCGATGCCCCCGGCCACGCAACGCCGACAGTGGTTGAAAAGCCTGCGCGAGGCACTGCTGGCGGACCAGGAGCAACTGATTACGGCTATCGATGACGACTTCAGCGGCCGCAGCCGTGACGAAACCCTGCTCGCCGAACTGATGCCGTCGGTCATGGGCCTGCGCGACGCGGAGAAACAACTGGGCCGCTGGATGCGTCCATCGCGGCGCAAGGTCGGCCTGGCCTTCCAACCCGCCAGCGCCCGGGTGCAATATCAGCCACTGGGCGTGGTGGGGATCATCGTGCCGTGGAACTACCCACTGTTTCTCGCCATTGGCCCGCTGACCGGCGCCCTGGCCGCCGGCAACCGGGTGATGCTCAAGCTCAGCGAGTCGACCCCGGCCAGTGGCCAGGCCCTGAAGAACATGCTCGAGCGCGTGTTCCCAAGCGATCTGGTCAGCGTGGTGCTGGGCGAGGTGGAGGTCGGCCAGGCTTTTGCCCGCCTTCCCTTCGATCATCTTCTGTTCACCGGCGCCACCAGTGTCGGTCGCCATGTGATGTTGGCCGCCGCGCAGAACCTCACGCCGGTGACCCTGGAGCTGGGCGGCAAGTCGCCGGCCATCGTCTCGGCCGACGTGCCGCTGGACACCGCCGCCGAACGCATCGCCTTCGGCAAGACGCTCAACGCCGGCCAGACCTGCGTCGCCCCCGACTACGTCCTGGTAAACCGCGAGCGCCTGGGCGCCTTCGCCGAGGCCTACCAGCGCGCTGTGCGCCGCCTCTATCCGCGCCTGACCGGCAATCTCGACTACAGCGCGATCATCAACGAGCGCCAGCTTGGCCGCCTGAACCGGCTGCTGGACGATGCCCGTGAACAGGGTGCCCAGGTGATCGATCTTTACCCCGACGAGCCACGCCAGGGGCGCCGGTTGCCCCCTCACCTGCTGCTGGAGGTAAACGACAGCATGCAGGTGATGCAGGACGAAATTTTCGGCCCGTTGCTGCCCGTGGTGCCCTACGACCGCCTGGACGACGCGCTGGCCTACATCAACCAGCGCCCTCGCCCGCTGGCGCTCTACTACTTCGGCTATGACCGTGGCGAGCAAGCCCGCGTGTTGCGCGACACCCACTCCGGCGGTGTCTGCCTCAACGATACCCTGCTGCATGTGGCCCAGGATGACCTGCCGTTCGGCGGTGTCGGCCCCTCCGGCATGGGCCACTACCACGGTCACGAAGGCTTCCTGACCTTCAGCAAGGCCAAGGCCGTACTGGCCAAGCAGCGCATCAATGCCGCCAAGGTGATCTACCCGCCCTATGGCAAGGCCTTGCAACGGCTGGTCTACAAGCTGTTTATCCGCTGA
- the mutM gene encoding bifunctional DNA-formamidopyrimidine glycosylase/DNA-(apurinic or apyrimidinic site) lyase, with product MPELPEVETTRRGIAPHLEGQRVSRVVVRDRRLRWPIPEDLDVRLSGQRIVSVERRAKYLLINAEVGTLISHLGMSGNLRLVELGLPAARHEHVDIELESGLMLRYTDPRRFGAMLWSLDPLNHELLIRLGPEPLTDLFDGERLFQLSRGRSMAVKPFIMDNAVVVGVGNIYATEALFAAGIDPRREAGGISRARYLKLAVEIKRVLAAAIEQGGTTLRDFIGGDGQPGYFQQELFVYGRRGQPCKLCGTELREVKLGQRASVFCPKCQR from the coding sequence ATGCCGGAACTGCCAGAGGTCGAGACCACGCGACGCGGCATCGCGCCCCATCTGGAGGGCCAGCGGGTCAGCCGCGTGGTGGTGCGTGACCGGCGCCTGCGCTGGCCGATCCCGGAAGACCTCGATGTGCGCCTGTCGGGGCAGCGCATCGTCAGTGTCGAGCGCCGTGCCAAGTACCTGCTGATCAACGCCGAGGTCGGCACCCTGATCAGCCACCTGGGCATGTCGGGCAACTTGCGCCTGGTCGAGTTGGGCTTGCCGGCGGCCAGGCACGAGCATGTGGATATCGAGCTCGAGTCGGGGCTGATGCTGCGTTACACCGACCCGCGACGCTTCGGGGCGATGCTGTGGAGTCTCGATCCACTCAACCACGAGCTGCTGATTCGCCTGGGGCCTGAGCCGCTGACCGACCTGTTCGACGGCGAGCGCCTGTTCCAGCTGTCCCGGGGGCGGTCGATGGCAGTCAAGCCGTTCATCATGGACAACGCGGTGGTGGTTGGCGTGGGCAACATCTACGCCACCGAGGCCTTGTTCGCCGCCGGGATCGACCCGCGCCGCGAAGCGGGCGGGATTTCACGGGCGCGCTATCTGAAGCTGGCGGTCGAGATCAAACGAGTATTGGCGGCGGCCATCGAGCAGGGCGGGACCACCTTGCGTGATTTCATCGGTGGCGATGGTCAGCCGGGTTACTTCCAGCAGGAGCTGTTCGTGTATGGGCGTCGTGGGCAGCCGTGCAAACTGTGCGGCACCGAACTGCGCGAAGTGAAGCTGGGCCAGCGGGCGAGCGTGTTCTGCCCCAAATGCCAGCGGTGA
- a CDS encoding GMC family oxidoreductase, translated as MPVPDPFRLGLERGWITHDGSRLDQDITLAADVAVIGSGAGGATTAERLSAAGLKVLLIEEGPLKTSSDFHLLEHEAYAELYQEGLGRLSKDGAITILQGRAVGGTTLVNWTSSFRTPPQTLEHWAREHGVAGLDSDTLKPWFERMEQHLGISPWAMPPNANNDVLRRGCEALGHRWAVIPRNVRGCWNLGYCGMGCPVNAKQSMLVTSIPATLEHGGELLYLARAERFSHDGQRIDHLQCQALDARGIQPTGRQIRVRARHYVLAGGGINSPALLLRSDAPDPHQRLGKRTFLHLVNFSAARFEAKIDPYYGAPQSIYSDQFQWQDGVTGPVGYKLEVPPLHPALASTLLGGHGQDNAQRMAELPHTHVMLALLRDGFHPDSSGGQVELRGDGSPVLDYPVTDYLRDGLRRAWHSMAQIQFAAGARQVMPVHGDARYVSVPAQARALIDGLPLELLRMRLGSAHVMGGCALGEDPRQAVCDSLGRHHQLENLSIHDGSLFPTSIGANPQLSVYALTALLSEALVGRLARGT; from the coding sequence ATGCCCGTCCCCGACCCATTCCGCCTAGGCCTCGAACGAGGCTGGATCACCCACGACGGCTCGCGCCTCGATCAGGACATCACCCTCGCAGCCGACGTCGCCGTGATCGGCAGCGGCGCGGGCGGCGCCACCACCGCCGAACGGCTCAGCGCCGCCGGCTTGAAGGTGCTGCTGATCGAAGAAGGTCCGCTGAAGACCAGCAGCGACTTCCACCTGCTCGAGCACGAAGCCTACGCCGAGCTCTACCAGGAGGGCCTGGGCCGTCTGAGCAAGGATGGCGCCATCACCATCCTGCAAGGCCGGGCGGTAGGTGGCACCACCCTGGTCAACTGGACATCGAGCTTTCGCACACCGCCGCAGACCCTGGAACACTGGGCCCGCGAGCATGGGGTCGCGGGCCTGGACAGCGACACCCTGAAGCCGTGGTTCGAGCGTATGGAACAGCATCTGGGCATCAGCCCCTGGGCGATGCCGCCCAATGCCAACAACGACGTGTTGCGGCGCGGCTGCGAGGCGCTTGGTCACCGCTGGGCGGTGATTCCGCGCAACGTGCGCGGCTGCTGGAATCTGGGCTACTGCGGCATGGGCTGCCCGGTCAACGCCAAGCAGTCGATGCTGGTCACCAGCATCCCGGCCACCCTGGAGCACGGCGGCGAGCTGCTCTACCTGGCCCGTGCCGAGCGGTTCAGTCATGACGGCCAGCGCATCGACCACTTGCAATGCCAGGCCCTGGACGCCCGGGGTATTCAGCCCACGGGCCGCCAGATTCGCGTACGTGCCCGCCACTATGTACTTGCCGGCGGCGGTATCAACAGCCCGGCACTGCTGCTGCGCTCAGACGCGCCTGACCCGCACCAGCGCCTGGGCAAGCGCACCTTCCTGCACCTGGTCAACTTCAGCGCAGCACGGTTCGAAGCGAAGATCGACCCGTACTACGGGGCGCCGCAATCGATCTACAGCGACCAGTTCCAGTGGCAGGACGGTGTCACCGGCCCGGTGGGCTACAAACTCGAAGTACCACCGTTGCACCCGGCCCTTGCCAGCACCCTGCTCGGCGGCCATGGCCAGGACAACGCCCAGCGCATGGCCGAACTGCCCCACACCCACGTGATGCTGGCGCTGTTGCGCGACGGCTTCCACCCCGACAGCTCCGGCGGCCAGGTGGAGCTGCGTGGCGATGGCTCACCGGTGCTCGACTACCCCGTCACCGACTACCTGCGCGATGGCCTGCGCCGGGCCTGGCACAGCATGGCGCAAATCCAGTTCGCCGCCGGTGCCCGCCAGGTGATGCCGGTGCATGGCGATGCGCGCTATGTCAGCGTCCCGGCACAAGCCCGGGCACTGATCGACGGCCTGCCCCTGGAGCTGCTGCGCATGCGCCTGGGCAGCGCCCACGTCATGGGCGGCTGCGCCCTGGGCGAGGACCCGCGTCAGGCCGTGTGCGACAGCCTGGGCCGGCATCACCAGCTGGAAAACCTGTCGATCCACGACGGTTCGCTGTTCCCCACCAGCATCGGCGCCAACCCGCAGCTGTCGGTCTACGCCCTGACCGCCCTGCTCAGCGAAGCGCTGGTCGGCCGCCTGGCACGCGGCACATGA
- a CDS encoding class I SAM-dependent rRNA methyltransferase: protein MSLPSLRLKANADRRLRAGHLWVYSNEVDVAATPLQGLKAGQQAILEAANGKPLGVVAMSPNNLICARLLSRDAKLPLDKSLLVHRLNVALSLRERLFDKPCYRLVYGDSDLLPGLVVDRFFDILVVQLASATMEAHKDEVIAALVQVLKPSGILFKNDSAARDAEGLERYVETVYGEVPDWVALEENGVKFEAPVREGQKTGWFYDHRMNRARLAPYVKGKRVLDLFSYIGGWGVQAGAFGASEVFCVDASGFALDGVERNAALNGIGEKLTCIEGDVFEALRELKAAEERFDVIIADPPAFIKRKKDLKNGEAAYRRLNEQAMRMLTKDGILVSASCSMHLPEDDLHNILLTSARHLDRNLQLLERGGQGPDHPVHPAIAETRYIKSITCRLLPNS, encoded by the coding sequence ATGTCCCTGCCCAGCCTTCGCCTCAAAGCCAATGCCGACCGCCGCCTGCGCGCCGGCCACCTGTGGGTCTACAGCAATGAAGTCGACGTTGCCGCGACCCCGCTGCAAGGCCTGAAGGCCGGCCAGCAGGCCATCCTCGAAGCTGCCAACGGCAAGCCGCTGGGCGTGGTGGCCATGAGCCCGAACAACCTGATCTGCGCCCGCCTGCTGTCGCGCGACGCCAAGCTGCCGCTGGACAAGTCGCTGCTGGTACACCGGCTGAACGTGGCGCTGTCGCTGCGCGAGCGCCTGTTCGACAAGCCGTGCTATCGCCTGGTGTATGGCGACTCCGACCTGCTGCCGGGCCTGGTGGTCGACCGTTTCTTCGACATCCTCGTGGTCCAGCTGGCCTCGGCCACCATGGAAGCGCACAAGGACGAGGTGATCGCCGCGCTGGTGCAGGTGCTCAAGCCCAGCGGCATCCTGTTCAAGAACGACTCCGCCGCCCGCGACGCCGAAGGCCTGGAGCGTTATGTCGAGACCGTCTACGGCGAAGTGCCGGACTGGGTCGCGCTGGAAGAGAACGGCGTCAAGTTCGAAGCCCCGGTGCGTGAAGGCCAGAAGACCGGCTGGTTCTACGATCACCGTATGAACCGCGCCCGCCTGGCCCCCTACGTCAAAGGCAAGCGCGTGCTCGACCTGTTCAGCTACATCGGTGGCTGGGGTGTGCAGGCCGGCGCGTTCGGCGCCAGCGAAGTGTTCTGCGTGGACGCCTCGGGCTTCGCCCTCGACGGCGTCGAGCGCAATGCGGCGCTCAACGGCATCGGCGAGAAGCTGACCTGCATCGAAGGCGACGTGTTCGAAGCCCTGCGCGAGCTGAAAGCCGCCGAAGAGCGCTTCGACGTGATCATCGCCGACCCACCCGCCTTCATCAAACGCAAGAAAGACCTGAAGAACGGCGAGGCCGCCTACCGCCGCCTCAACGAACAGGCCATGCGCATGCTCACCAAGGACGGCATCCTGGTCAGCGCCTCGTGCTCGATGCACCTGCCCGAGGACGACCTGCACAACATCCTGCTGACCAGCGCCCGTCACCTGGACCGCAACCTGCAGCTGCTCGAACGCGGCGGCCAGGGCCCGGACCACCCGGTGCATCCAGCCATCGCCGAGACCCGCTACATCAAGAGCATCACCTGCCGCTTGCTGCCAAACAGCTGA
- the ilvD gene encoding dihydroxy-acid dehydratase, which produces MPDYRSKTSTQGRNMAGARALWRATGMKDEDFKKPIIAIANSFTQFVPGHVHLKDLGQLVAREIERAGGVAKEFNTIAVDDGIAMGHDGMLYSLPSREIIADAVEYMVNAHCADAIVCISNCDKITPGMLMAALRLNIPVIFVSGGPMEAGKTKLASHGLDLVDAMVIAADSTASDEKVAEYERSACPTCGSCSGMFTANSMNCLTEALGLALPGNGSTLATHADREQLFLTAGRTIVELCKRYYGENDASVLPRSIANFKAFENAMMLDIAMGGSTNTILHLLAAAQEGEVDFDLRDIDRLSRKVPQLCKVAPNIQKYHMEDVHRAGGIFSILGSLARGGLLHTDLPTVHSPSMEEAIAKWDITQTDDETVHTFFKAGPAGIPTQTAFSQSTRWETLDDDRENGCIRSFEHAYSQEGGLAVLYGNIALDGCVVKTAGVDESIHVFEGSAKIFESQDSAVRGILADEVKAGDIVIIRYEGPKGGPGMQEMLYPTSYLKSKGLGKACALLTDGRFSGGTSGLSIGHASPEAAAGGAIGLVRDGDKVLIDIPNRSINLLVSDEELAARRVEQDKKGWKPAEVRPRKVTTALKAYALLATSADKGAVRNKAMLEGL; this is translated from the coding sequence ATGCCTGATTACCGTTCCAAGACCTCCACCCAAGGCCGCAACATGGCCGGCGCCCGAGCCCTGTGGCGCGCCACCGGGATGAAGGACGAAGACTTCAAGAAACCGATCATCGCGATCGCCAACTCGTTCACCCAGTTCGTCCCAGGTCACGTACACCTGAAGGACCTGGGCCAGCTGGTCGCCCGCGAGATCGAACGCGCCGGTGGCGTGGCCAAGGAATTCAACACCATCGCCGTCGATGACGGCATCGCCATGGGCCATGACGGCATGCTGTACTCGCTGCCGAGCCGCGAGATCATCGCCGACGCTGTCGAGTACATGGTCAATGCCCACTGCGCCGACGCCATCGTCTGCATCTCCAACTGCGACAAGATCACCCCCGGCATGCTGATGGCCGCGCTGCGCCTGAACATCCCGGTGATCTTCGTTTCCGGCGGCCCGATGGAGGCCGGCAAGACCAAACTGGCCAGCCACGGCCTGGACCTGGTCGACGCCATGGTCATCGCCGCCGACTCTACAGCCTCCGACGAGAAGGTCGCCGAGTACGAGCGCAGTGCCTGCCCGACCTGCGGTTCGTGCTCCGGCATGTTCACCGCCAACTCGATGAACTGCCTGACCGAGGCCCTGGGCCTGGCCCTGCCGGGCAACGGCTCGACCCTGGCTACCCACGCCGACCGCGAGCAGCTGTTCCTTACCGCTGGCCGCACTATCGTCGAGCTGTGCAAGCGCTATTACGGCGAGAACGATGCATCCGTGCTGCCGCGCAGCATCGCAAACTTCAAGGCGTTCGAGAACGCCATGATGCTCGACATCGCCATGGGCGGCTCGACCAACACCATCCTGCACCTGCTGGCCGCGGCCCAGGAAGGCGAGGTGGACTTCGACCTGCGCGACATCGATCGCCTGTCGCGCAAGGTGCCGCAACTGTGCAAGGTGGCGCCGAACATCCAGAAGTACCACATGGAAGATGTGCATCGCGCCGGCGGCATCTTCAGCATTCTCGGCTCGCTGGCCCGTGGCGGCCTGCTGCACACCGACCTGCCGACCGTGCATAGCCCCAGCATGGAAGAAGCCATCGCCAAGTGGGACATCACCCAGACCGATGACGAAACGGTGCACACCTTCTTCAAGGCAGGCCCGGCCGGTATCCCGACGCAAACCGCGTTCAGCCAGTCGACCCGCTGGGAAACCCTGGACGACGACCGCGAAAACGGCTGCATCCGCAGCTTCGAGCATGCCTACTCGCAAGAGGGCGGCCTGGCCGTGCTCTACGGCAACATCGCCCTCGACGGTTGCGTGGTGAAGACCGCCGGCGTGGATGAGTCGATCCACGTGTTCGAAGGCAGCGCGAAGATCTTCGAGAGCCAGGACAGCGCCGTGCGCGGCATCCTCGCCGACGAAGTGAAGGCCGGCGATATCGTCATCATCCGTTACGAAGGCCCGAAAGGCGGCCCGGGCATGCAAGAGATGCTCTACCCGACCTCGTACCTGAAGTCCAAGGGCCTGGGCAAGGCATGCGCGCTGCTCACCGATGGCCGCTTCTCCGGCGGCACCTCTGGCCTGTCGATCGGCCATGCCTCGCCGGAAGCTGCCGCAGGCGGCGCCATTGGCCTGGTGCGCGATGGCGACAAGGTGCTGATCGACATCCCCAACCGTTCGATCAACTTGCTGGTCAGCGATGAAGAGCTGGCCGCGCGTCGTGTCGAGCAGGACAAGAAGGGCTGGAAGCCGGCGGAAGTGCGCCCACGTAAAGTGACCACTGCGCTGAAGGCCTATGCCCTGCTGGCCACCAGCGCCGACAAGGGTGCGGTGCGCAACAAGGCGATGCTCGAAGGGCTGTGA
- a CDS encoding twin-arginine translocation pathway signal protein, with translation MQRRDLLRFSLGASLFLGATSLVGCSQQTPSTGYQALRDDDLPLLQALIPVVLAGTQASTEQVLQSLDHKLAALSPAMLKLTRQLFDVLTLPLTRGPLTGVWGSWTEATDAGVERFLERWRDSSLNLLRQGHASLLQLLLMAWYERPEAWAACGYPGPPKI, from the coding sequence ATGCAGCGCCGCGACCTGCTGCGCTTCAGCCTAGGCGCCAGCCTGTTTCTGGGAGCGACCAGCCTGGTCGGCTGCAGCCAGCAGACGCCGTCGACCGGTTACCAGGCGCTGCGTGACGACGACCTGCCGCTGTTGCAGGCCCTGATTCCTGTCGTGCTGGCCGGCACCCAAGCCTCCACGGAACAGGTGCTGCAAAGCCTCGACCACAAGCTGGCGGCGCTGTCGCCTGCCATGCTCAAGCTGACCCGACAGTTGTTCGACGTGCTCACCCTGCCCCTCACCCGAGGCCCGCTGACCGGGGTCTGGGGCAGCTGGACAGAGGCCACCGACGCCGGGGTTGAGCGCTTCCTCGAACGCTGGCGCGACAGCTCGTTGAACCTGCTGCGCCAGGGCCACGCCTCGTTGCTGCAACTGCTGCTGATGGCCTGGTACGAACGCCCCGAAGCCTGGGCGGCGTGCGGCTACCCCGGCCCACCAAAGATCTGA
- a CDS encoding HDOD domain-containing protein: MPPQPQIMVDLQFEQYMPDPDLETIAKLIAQDPGLSGALLKLVNSAQFGLANKIGSIQRAVNLLGSRSIINLINAQSIRGEMSDETIVTLNPFWDTAQDVAMTCLTLAKRTGIQAVDEAYTLGLFHDCGVPLMHKRFPNYMEVLEESYAKANDEVRVVDTENRVFNTNHSVVGYFTAKSWRLPEHISAAIANHHNALAVFRDESSRNTQTQLKNLLAVLKMSEHICASYRVLGNQSVDHEWNLVGPLVLDYIGLTEYDFEQLKQNIREMGGH; this comes from the coding sequence ATCCCGCCACAGCCGCAGATCATGGTCGACCTGCAGTTCGAGCAGTACATGCCCGACCCGGACCTGGAGACCATCGCCAAGCTGATCGCCCAGGACCCAGGCCTGTCCGGCGCCTTGCTCAAGCTGGTCAACTCGGCGCAGTTCGGCCTGGCGAACAAGATCGGCTCGATCCAGCGCGCGGTAAACCTGCTGGGCAGCCGTTCGATCATCAACCTGATCAACGCGCAATCGATCAGGGGCGAGATGAGCGACGAGACCATCGTCACCCTCAACCCGTTCTGGGACACCGCCCAGGACGTGGCCATGACCTGCCTGACCCTGGCCAAGCGCACTGGTATCCAGGCAGTGGACGAGGCCTACACCCTGGGCCTGTTCCACGATTGCGGCGTGCCGCTGATGCACAAGCGCTTCCCCAACTACATGGAAGTGCTGGAGGAGTCCTACGCCAAGGCCAATGACGAGGTCCGCGTGGTGGACACCGAGAACCGCGTGTTCAACACCAACCATTCGGTGGTCGGCTACTTCACCGCCAAGTCCTGGCGTCTGCCGGAACACATCAGCGCGGCTATCGCCAACCACCACAACGCCCTGGCGGTGTTCCGCGACGAATCCTCGCGCAACACCCAGACCCAGCTGAAGAACTTGCTGGCGGTACTGAAGATGTCCGAGCACATCTGCGCTTCGTACCGTGTGCTGGGCAACCAGAGCGTCGATCACGAGTGGAACCTGGTGGGCCCTCTGGTGCTGGACTACATCGGCCTGACCGAATACGACTTCGAGCAGCTCAAGCAGAACATCCGCGAAATGGGCGGGCACTGA
- the ggt gene encoding gamma-glutamyltransferase, with the protein MSFAAALQRLALGACLALLACAAQAQGPGHAAIASPHSEATSAAQRILQQGGNAFDAAVAISATLAVVEPYGSGLGGGGFFLLRESGVTPRYTFLDARERAPASARADMYLKDGKVQPGLSVNGPLAAAIPGLPQALADLASTHGKLPLKDSLAPAIRLANQGFAVDRIYRDRATMRLSALRDDAESARLFLSGNEVPALGTVIRQPELAATLQAMAEQGRDGFYRGPMARRLVEGVRQAGGIWTLDDLAGYRTAWREPLRYPLADQRELISSPPPSAGGVALAQSLAMLQRLPWQSAEPVQRSHYVIEVLRRAYRDRGLLGDPDYVNNPINKLLARQYLTGLADSIDVYQATPSSALPPSPPWREGDHTTHFAVIDGDGNAVSATLSVNLPFGAAFSVPGTGVVLNNEMDDFAADPGGSNSYGLAGSQANAVAAGKRPLSSMSPTFIESPSQFATFGTPGGSRIPSMVLLSVLGFLEGQPVAEWPATPRYHHQYLPDVVEHEPGTFSARQKTELEGRGYRLKDVGRQYGNQQVLYWDKAGGTVEAASDPRGVGRAAIVD; encoded by the coding sequence ATGTCGTTCGCCGCCGCGTTACAGCGCTTAGCCCTCGGCGCCTGCCTGGCCCTGCTGGCCTGCGCCGCCCAGGCGCAAGGCCCTGGGCATGCGGCCATCGCCAGCCCGCACAGCGAAGCGACCTCGGCGGCGCAGCGGATCCTGCAACAAGGCGGCAACGCCTTCGACGCCGCCGTGGCCATCAGCGCCACCCTGGCCGTGGTCGAGCCCTATGGCTCGGGCCTGGGTGGCGGCGGCTTCTTCCTGCTGCGCGAGAGCGGCGTCACCCCACGGTACACCTTCCTCGATGCGCGCGAACGCGCACCGGCCTCGGCCCGGGCGGACATGTACCTCAAGGACGGCAAGGTGCAACCCGGCTTGTCGGTCAACGGGCCGCTGGCCGCCGCGATCCCCGGCCTGCCCCAGGCCCTGGCCGACCTCGCCAGCACCCACGGCAAGCTGCCGCTCAAGGACAGCCTGGCCCCGGCCATCCGCCTGGCCAACCAGGGCTTCGCCGTCGACCGCATCTATCGCGATCGCGCCACCATGCGCCTGAGTGCCCTGCGCGACGATGCCGAAAGCGCACGGCTGTTCCTCAGTGGTAATGAAGTACCGGCCCTGGGCACGGTGATCCGCCAACCCGAATTGGCCGCCACCCTGCAAGCCATGGCCGAGCAGGGCCGCGACGGCTTCTACCGTGGCCCGATGGCCCGCCGCCTGGTCGAAGGCGTGCGCCAGGCCGGCGGTATCTGGACCCTCGACGACCTCGCCGGCTACCGTACGGCGTGGCGTGAACCGCTGCGTTATCCACTGGCCGACCAGCGTGAACTGATCAGCAGCCCGCCGCCCTCGGCCGGCGGCGTGGCCCTGGCACAAAGCCTGGCCATGCTGCAGCGCCTGCCCTGGCAGAGCGCCGAGCCCGTGCAACGCAGCCACTATGTGATCGAAGTGTTGCGCCGCGCCTACCGCGACCGCGGCCTGCTCGGTGACCCGGACTATGTGAACAACCCGATCAACAAGCTACTGGCGCGGCAGTACCTGACAGGGCTGGCCGACAGTATCGATGTGTACCAGGCCACCCCCAGCAGCGCGCTGCCGCCCTCACCCCCCTGGCGTGAGGGCGACCACACCACCCATTTCGCGGTGATCGATGGCGACGGCAACGCCGTGTCCGCCACGCTGTCGGTCAACCTGCCGTTTGGCGCGGCCTTCAGCGTGCCGGGGACCGGCGTGGTGCTGAACAACGAGATGGACGATTTCGCCGCCGACCCTGGCGGCAGCAACAGCTATGGCCTGGCCGGCAGCCAGGCCAATGCGGTGGCGGCGGGCAAGCGGCCCTTGTCGAGCATGAGCCCGACCTTCATCGAAAGCCCCAGCCAGTTCGCCACTTTCGGCACGCCGGGCGGTAGCCGGATTCCGAGCATGGTGCTGCTGTCGGTACTGGGGTTCCTTGAGGGCCAGCCGGTGGCCGAGTGGCCGGCGACACCGCGTTATCACCATCAGTACCTGCCGGATGTGGTGGAGCATGAGCCTGGGACGTTCAGTGCGCGGCAGAAGACCGAGCTTGAAGGGCGGGGGTATCGGTTGAAAGATGTCGGGCGCCAGTATGGGAATCAGCAGGTGCTGTACTGGGACAAGGCTGGCGGGACCGTGGAGGCGGCCAGCGACCCACGGGGCGTAGGGCGGGCGGCGATCGTCGACTGA